The proteins below come from a single Oscillospiraceae bacterium genomic window:
- a CDS encoding DivIVA domain-containing protein: protein MISSEDVRRVTFEKAFQGYRRDDVDDYLKQVAQSMDELAAQNDDLQKKLVVLAQRIDQYRAEEDTLRTTMINAQRLGENVIREAKQKAAEIIRTANIKAEDREQRSRDDVELAKQEIVTLKSEADSFKRSLIEMYRKHINLINKLPEYTPQPEDAPARPVQPAAEPVQAPTQTAAPVEQPVMAAEPAYTPPAPQPAAESAPAPVQETAYYEEPASQPAAEPLRPAAEKVDTVEFAIAPHPEEPEEPAPVPEMEAPAIDETRFQDVSGLYDEPEAKPVRRTRKTGTAAKRTTRKKVSAEPQEELNSPAFDNFEGVDFDS, encoded by the coding sequence ATGATCTCATCTGAGGATGTCCGCCGCGTAACGTTTGAAAAAGCGTTTCAGGGCTATCGCCGCGACGATGTGGACGATTATCTCAAGCAGGTGGCCCAGAGCATGGATGAGCTGGCCGCCCAGAACGATGATCTCCAGAAAAAGCTGGTTGTGCTGGCCCAGCGCATCGACCAGTACCGTGCCGAGGAGGATACGCTGCGCACCACGATGATCAATGCCCAGCGTCTGGGTGAAAATGTCATCCGTGAGGCCAAGCAGAAGGCGGCCGAGATCATACGCACCGCCAATATCAAGGCTGAGGACCGCGAGCAGCGCTCCCGCGATGATGTCGAGCTGGCCAAGCAGGAGATCGTCACGCTGAAAAGCGAGGCTGACAGCTTCAAGCGCTCGCTGATCGAGATGTACCGCAAGCATATCAACCTTATCAATAAGCTGCCTGAATACACCCCGCAGCCCGAGGATGCGCCGGCCCGCCCGGTTCAGCCTGCGGCCGAGCCTGTGCAGGCACCGACCCAGACGGCAGCCCCGGTTGAGCAGCCTGTCATGGCGGCGGAGCCTGCTTATACACCGCCCGCCCCCCAGCCTGCGGCCGAGTCTGCCCCGGCCCCGGTGCAGGAGACGGCATACTATGAGGAGCCTGCCTCGCAGCCTGCAGCCGAGCCGCTGCGCCCTGCGGCGGAAAAGGTGGATACGGTGGAGTTTGCCATCGCGCCCCACCCCGAGGAGCCGGAGGAACCGGCCCCGGTGCCCGAAATGGAAGCCCCGGCCATAGATGAGACGCGCTTTCAGGATGTCTCCGGCCTGTATGATGAGCCGGAGGCCAAGCCGGTGCGCCGTACCCGCAAGACGGGCACTGCGGCCAAACGCACCACCCGCAAAAAAGTAAGTGCCGAACCGCAGGAGGAGTTGAACTCCCCGGCGTTCGATAACTTTGAAGGCGTTGACTTTGACAGCTGA
- a CDS encoding YlmH/Sll1252 family protein → MYSSDTADTAPAVRGFVPPQNDDERRLMRRVEELCRICESRGIPRYTGFLSDREQSLAQAACNRAGCSCIRFWGGFDGAERKVLCIEPPEAWQEEPLAYLQFAACGDKLPTHRDYLGSILGLGLERACVGDLLADTEKPDTFYAVVLADKQEFIRTELTSAGHCTVHTECADALPAHLLESRERALQQATVPSLRADAVLAVMLHTSRTRAAEYIAAGRVEINHLPLKAAHETAYAEDIFTVRGVGRFRLAAIGGKSRKDRLFISFYQY, encoded by the coding sequence GTGTATTCTTCTGATACAGCCGACACAGCCCCGGCAGTCCGCGGCTTTGTGCCGCCCCAGAACGATGATGAACGCCGCCTGATGCGCCGCGTTGAGGAACTGTGCCGTATCTGCGAAAGCCGTGGTATCCCGCGCTATACGGGCTTTCTCTCCGACCGGGAGCAGAGTCTGGCGCAGGCCGCCTGCAACAGGGCTGGGTGCAGCTGCATCCGCTTTTGGGGCGGGTTTGACGGCGCGGAGCGAAAGGTCCTCTGCATAGAGCCGCCCGAGGCCTGGCAGGAGGAGCCGCTCGCGTATCTGCAGTTTGCCGCCTGCGGCGATAAGCTGCCGACACACCGCGATTATCTCGGCTCAATCCTTGGTCTGGGGCTGGAGCGCGCCTGTGTGGGAGACCTTTTGGCAGACACGGAAAAGCCTGATACCTTTTACGCTGTTGTTCTGGCAGATAAGCAGGAGTTTATCCGCACCGAGCTGACGAGCGCGGGACATTGCACCGTACACACCGAATGTGCCGATGCGCTGCCCGCCCATCTTTTGGAAAGCCGCGAGCGTGCCCTGCAGCAGGCCACTGTGCCGTCCCTGCGGGCCGATGCGGTGCTGGCCGTGATGCTGCATACCTCCCGCACCCGCGCGGCAGAATATATTGCTGCGGGCCGTGTGGAGATCAACCATCTGCCGCTGAAGGCCGCCCACGAGACCGCCTATGCCGAGGATATCTTTACGGTGCGGGGTGTGGGCCGTTTCAGGCTGGCGGCGATCGGCGGCAAAAGCCGCAAGGACCGCCTGTTTATATCCTTTTATCAATACTGA
- the ileS gene encoding isoleucine--tRNA ligase — protein sequence MQTPFEMRAGLPKKEPKMLEDWENNHVYEQMIKNNEGKPQYILHDGPPYANGNIHMGTALNKIIKDIIIRYKNMTGFEAPYVPGYDTHGLPIELKALSSLGDKKAGVSKLELRKICKEFATEHIDVMNSQFKRLGVQGDFENPYLTLRPEFEARQVEIFGEMAKKGYIYKGMKAVYWCPEDRTALAEAEIEYAEDECDSIYVRFKLTDDPNGVLAKHNIPLDKAWIVIWTTTTWTLPANVATCLNPNLEYAFVKIGDAYHIMAAGLVESTMKGCHIDEYEVLPETVLGSELELMQYQHPFLDRKGLVILGDHVTLEGGTGCVHTAPGHGVEDFEVCVNHYPQVPVVVPVDDAGRLTAEAGEKFAGLKVWDANKVILEHIKESGHLMGVQHITHQYPHCWRCHHPIIFRATEQWFCSIDAFKEDVYKAIDNVKWQPAWGHDRMAGMVRDRSDWCISRQRVWGVPIPVFYCKKCGKYHITDASIKAVSDLFRKEGSDAWYKYDANDIMPKTEVCECGAADWEKDPDIMDVWFDSGSTWSAVCRERPELRWPVDMYMEGADQFRGWFQSSLLTCVATQGIAPYKEVLCHGWVVDEKGKQMHKSAGNGVEPSEIIRDYGADIIRLWVASSDYTVDVRAGKEIFRQLSEAYRKMRNTARFMLGNINDFDPAKDMVADDQLFEIDRWALEACNKLTANLRDAYDHYDFSRAYHALYNFCVIDMSNFYMDVIKDRLYCADDHARRCAQTALYRILVDFTKLLAPILCFTSQEIWSYVPKLPGMKDYVVFEQMPEAKPAADDAFTAKWDRIMAIRDDVKKVLEQARADKVIGSALEAGLTLYCSKEVYDFLNAIPMDELADLFIVSHVELVEGEGGVKGLVEGLGVSAAHAAGNKCLRCWKYDTSVGEDGLCPRCAKVLKL from the coding sequence ATGCAGACCCCGTTTGAAATGCGGGCCGGCCTGCCGAAGAAAGAGCCCAAGATGCTCGAGGACTGGGAAAACAACCATGTCTATGAGCAGATGATCAAGAACAACGAGGGCAAGCCGCAGTACATCCTGCATGACGGCCCTCCGTATGCCAACGGCAACATCCACATGGGCACCGCGCTCAACAAGATCATCAAGGACATCATCATCCGCTATAAGAATATGACCGGCTTTGAGGCACCCTATGTGCCCGGCTACGATACCCATGGCCTGCCTATCGAGCTGAAGGCGCTGAGTTCTCTCGGCGATAAGAAGGCGGGTGTCTCCAAGCTTGAGCTGCGCAAGATCTGCAAGGAGTTCGCCACCGAGCATATTGATGTGATGAACTCTCAGTTCAAGCGTCTGGGCGTGCAGGGCGACTTTGAGAACCCCTACCTGACCCTGCGCCCCGAGTTTGAGGCCCGTCAGGTCGAGATCTTCGGCGAGATGGCCAAGAAGGGCTACATCTACAAGGGTATGAAGGCTGTCTACTGGTGCCCCGAGGATCGCACCGCGCTGGCCGAGGCTGAGATCGAGTATGCTGAGGACGAGTGCGATTCCATCTATGTCCGCTTTAAGCTGACCGATGACCCAAACGGCGTGCTGGCCAAGCACAACATCCCGCTGGACAAGGCATGGATCGTCATCTGGACCACGACCACATGGACCCTGCCCGCCAATGTGGCTACCTGCCTGAACCCCAACCTTGAGTACGCCTTCGTCAAGATCGGCGATGCTTACCACATCATGGCCGCCGGTCTGGTCGAGTCCACGATGAAGGGCTGCCATATCGATGAGTATGAGGTTCTGCCGGAGACTGTGCTCGGCAGCGAGCTGGAGCTGATGCAGTACCAGCATCCTTTCCTTGACCGCAAGGGTCTGGTTATTCTGGGCGACCATGTCACGCTGGAGGGCGGCACCGGCTGTGTCCATACCGCACCCGGCCATGGTGTCGAGGACTTTGAGGTCTGCGTCAACCACTATCCGCAGGTGCCTGTGGTTGTCCCTGTGGACGATGCCGGCCGCCTGACCGCCGAGGCAGGCGAGAAGTTCGCAGGCCTCAAGGTCTGGGATGCCAACAAGGTCATTCTGGAGCATATCAAGGAGAGCGGCCACTTGATGGGTGTACAGCACATCACCCACCAGTACCCGCATTGCTGGCGCTGCCATCATCCCATCATCTTCCGCGCGACCGAGCAGTGGTTCTGCTCCATCGACGCCTTCAAGGAGGATGTCTACAAGGCCATTGATAATGTGAAGTGGCAGCCCGCCTGGGGCCATGACCGCATGGCCGGCATGGTCCGCGACCGCAGCGACTGGTGCATCAGCCGCCAGCGCGTCTGGGGTGTGCCCATCCCGGTATTCTACTGCAAGAAGTGCGGCAAGTACCACATCACCGATGCCTCCATCAAGGCTGTCTCCGACCTGTTCCGCAAGGAGGGCAGCGATGCCTGGTACAAGTATGATGCCAATGACATCATGCCCAAGACCGAGGTCTGCGAGTGCGGCGCCGCCGACTGGGAGAAGGACCCCGACATCATGGATGTCTGGTTTGACTCCGGCTCCACCTGGAGCGCTGTCTGCCGTGAGCGTCCCGAGCTGCGCTGGCCCGTGGATATGTATATGGAGGGCGCCGACCAGTTCCGCGGCTGGTTCCAGTCCAGCCTGCTGACCTGTGTTGCCACTCAGGGCATTGCCCCCTACAAGGAGGTTCTGTGCCACGGCTGGGTCGTGGATGAGAAGGGCAAGCAGATGCACAAATCCGCCGGCAACGGCGTGGAGCCCAGTGAGATCATCCGTGATTACGGTGCCGACATCATCCGCCTGTGGGTCGCCTCCAGCGATTACACCGTTGATGTCCGCGCCGGCAAGGAGATCTTCCGCCAGCTGTCCGAGGCCTACCGCAAGATGCGCAATACCGCCCGCTTCATGCTGGGCAACATCAACGACTTTGATCCTGCCAAGGATATGGTTGCCGATGACCAGCTGTTTGAGATCGACCGCTGGGCGCTGGAGGCCTGCAATAAGCTGACCGCCAACCTGCGCGATGCCTATGACCACTATGATTTCAGCCGCGCCTACCACGCACTGTACAACTTCTGCGTCATTGATATGTCCAACTTCTACATGGATGTCATCAAGGACCGCCTGTACTGCGCGGATGACCATGCGCGCCGCTGCGCACAGACTGCACTGTACCGCATTCTGGTGGACTTCACGAAGCTGCTGGCACCCATCCTCTGCTTTACCAGTCAGGAGATCTGGAGCTATGTGCCGAAGCTGCCCGGTATGAAGGACTATGTGGTCTTTGAGCAGATGCCCGAGGCCAAGCCCGCTGCCGACGATGCCTTTACCGCCAAGTGGGATCGCATCATGGCGATCCGCGATGATGTGAAGAAGGTTCTGGAGCAGGCCCGTGCCGATAAGGTTATCGGCTCTGCACTGGAGGCCGGTCTGACGCTGTACTGCAGCAAGGAGGTCTACGACTTCCTGAACGCCATCCCGATGGATGAGCTGGCCGACCTGTTCATCGTCTCCCATGTCGAGTTGGTCGAGGGTGAAGGCGGTGTCAAGGGTCTGGTTGAGGGTCTCGGCGTCAGCGCCGCCCACGCCGCCGGCAACAAGTGCCTGCGCTGCTGGAAGTATGACACCTCCGTTGGGGAGGATGGTCTCTGCCCGCGCTGCGCTAAGGTTCTGAAGCTGTAA
- the miaA gene encoding tRNA (adenosine(37)-N6)-dimethylallyltransferase MiaA, with the protein MSEPRVIAVGGPTASGKTALSVALAKTFDGEIINADSMQLYKGLDIGTAKPSPEEQQGIPHHLLDFLPPETAYSVADFTAAADPLIREISGRGRLPFVVGGTGLYITSLLNGMSFAPEKTDPAIRARLQAQADAGDGAALYARLQQIDPDYAALVHPNNLPRVIRALELYESTGRRMSAERVNARAARPPYRSLCLCLTCRDRAVLYDRIGRRVDAMIESGVLDEARRVYERREAYRTAAQAIGYKEFFPYFAGEQSLADCTEKLKQATRNYAKRQLTWFRRQNEAVWLYLDEEDVTARACALVREFLQQ; encoded by the coding sequence TTGTCTGAACCCCGCGTTATCGCCGTTGGCGGGCCGACAGCCAGCGGCAAGACCGCGCTGAGCGTGGCGCTGGCAAAGACCTTTGACGGCGAGATCATCAACGCCGATTCGATGCAGCTCTACAAAGGGCTGGACATAGGCACGGCAAAGCCGAGCCCGGAGGAGCAGCAGGGGATACCGCATCATCTGCTGGACTTCCTGCCGCCTGAAACAGCCTACAGTGTGGCGGATTTCACCGCTGCGGCGGACCCGCTGATCCGTGAGATATCGGGCCGCGGAAGGCTGCCCTTTGTGGTGGGCGGCACAGGGCTGTACATTACCAGCCTGCTGAACGGTATGAGCTTTGCCCCTGAAAAGACCGACCCCGCTATCCGTGCCCGGCTGCAGGCACAGGCCGATGCGGGAGACGGTGCGGCGCTGTATGCAAGGCTGCAGCAAATCGACCCCGACTACGCAGCGCTTGTCCACCCGAACAACTTGCCCCGGGTCATCCGGGCGCTTGAGCTGTATGAGTCCACCGGCCGCAGGATGAGCGCCGAGCGGGTGAATGCCCGCGCAGCCCGGCCGCCGTACCGCTCGCTCTGTCTCTGTCTGACCTGCCGCGACCGCGCTGTGCTGTATGACCGCATCGGCCGGCGGGTCGATGCGATGATCGAAAGCGGTGTGCTGGACGAGGCCCGCCGGGTGTATGAACGCCGCGAGGCCTACCGCACAGCGGCACAGGCCATCGGCTACAAGGAGTTTTTTCCGTATTTTGCGGGGGAGCAGAGCCTTGCGGACTGCACCGAAAAGCTCAAGCAGGCCACCCGCAATTATGCCAAACGGCAGCTGACCTGGTTCCGCCGCCAGAATGAGGCTGTCTGGCTGTATCTCGACGAAGAGGATGTCACCGCACGCGCCTGCGCGCTGGTGCGTGAATTTTTGCAACAGTAG
- a CDS encoding RluA family pseudouridine synthase codes for MELLELAAVPGDSGRLDAWLAAQCPTLSRSALQGLIEQGLVTRDGAPVNKKEKVAPGAVYRVALPDPQPIEAQPQNIPLDIVYEDDDLLVVNKPKGMVVHPAPGNPDGTLVNALLYHCAGQLSGIGGAIRPGIVHRIDKDTSGLLVVAKNDAAHQALSAQMSVHSIHRVYHAVVYGNLREDEGFVERWIGRDPHDRKKMAVLAENAAGARYAYTGWRVQERYGNFTYIACKLKTGRTHQIRVHMASTGHPLAGDAVYGPKNCIKSLNGQCLHAKELGFVHPKTGEWMQFDSPLPPYFTDFLTRLRKEHRA; via the coding sequence ATGGAGCTGCTTGAGCTTGCCGCCGTCCCCGGTGACAGCGGCCGGCTGGATGCGTGGCTGGCCGCGCAGTGCCCGACACTCTCCCGCAGTGCGCTGCAGGGGCTGATCGAGCAGGGGCTTGTCACCCGGGACGGCGCGCCTGTCAACAAAAAAGAGAAGGTGGCCCCCGGGGCTGTCTACCGTGTGGCGCTGCCCGACCCGCAGCCCATCGAGGCGCAGCCCCAGAATATTCCGCTCGATATTGTGTACGAGGATGATGACCTACTGGTGGTCAACAAGCCGAAGGGCATGGTGGTTCACCCGGCCCCCGGCAACCCGGACGGCACCCTCGTCAATGCACTGCTTTACCACTGTGCCGGGCAGCTGTCCGGCATCGGCGGCGCGATCCGCCCCGGCATCGTACACCGCATCGATAAGGATACCAGCGGTCTGCTGGTGGTGGCCAAAAACGATGCGGCGCATCAGGCGCTCAGCGCCCAGATGAGCGTACACAGCATCCACCGTGTTTACCATGCGGTGGTCTACGGCAACCTCAGGGAGGACGAAGGCTTTGTGGAGCGGTGGATCGGTCGTGATCCGCATGACCGCAAAAAGATGGCCGTGCTGGCGGAAAACGCTGCCGGGGCGCGGTATGCCTATACAGGCTGGCGTGTGCAGGAGCGGTACGGCAACTTTACCTACATAGCCTGCAAGCTAAAGACAGGGCGCACCCACCAGATCCGGGTACATATGGCATCCACAGGGCACCCGCTGGCGGGGGATGCTGTCTACGGCCCAAAAAACTGCATCAAATCGCTGAACGGCCAATGCCTGCACGCTAAGGAGCTGGGCTTTGTACACCCGAAAACAGGGGAGTGGATGCAGTTTGATTCCCCGCTGCCGCCCTATTTTACTGATTTTCTGACACGGTTAAGAAAGGAACATCGCGCATGA
- the mutL gene encoding DNA mismatch repair endonuclease MutL, with amino-acid sequence MAEIRVLDKHTAELIAAGEVVERPASVAKELLENAIDAGATQITLSAVRGGIQQLQIVDNGSGIEAEYIDKAFIRHATSKIATAEDLGHIHTLGFRGEALASIASVARVEVLTKTEADEYACCYRIEGGEPLGIEPGARPVGTTITVNDLFYNTPARMKFLKKDASEATFVADTVLHTALSHPEISFRFLRDGKQQYVTPGDGDLRSAVYAVLGREFARDLLAVDGGSELYHVTGLVTPPRACRASRGAQHFFVNGRYVKNRTIMAALENAYKGTMMQGKFPGAVLMLEMPPDMVDVNVHPAKTEIRFARESDVFDAVYRAVRAALATPGSGECRFAMGHTAPEPEGKKPAEAPQPLARPTAAPQKKGGFTTLSAAEYRAMAGLTAPVPVRPLPDVLEAQSPRPAYEAGPVPKPLAPAAPVTPVTADTSIPVPQPMPYTALTDDTVLDVLPDMPDETPAEAAAIPTVAPAQPSEPDDAENAENEPRALSALPDAAVPEQTTLVPPPQSEPLRLVGEVFKTYIITERGGELCLIDKHAAHERILFEQLARDYGNVPSQMLLVPVQVNLTAAEKQAVLQNLDLLTDAGIEAEDFGGSTVVVRAVPADVAVDDVEDMLVELAAKLADGGRDALREKTEWVLHSIACRAAIKAGDRTNAAEMLALAQHIMDGTVPPFCPHGRPCVLKITRKELEKQFGRLV; translated from the coding sequence ATGGCGGAGATCCGCGTATTGGACAAGCATACGGCAGAGCTGATCGCAGCGGGCGAGGTCGTGGAACGGCCGGCCTCTGTGGCGAAGGAGCTGCTGGAAAATGCCATTGATGCGGGCGCGACCCAGATCACGCTGTCCGCTGTCCGCGGCGGCATCCAGCAACTGCAGATCGTGGACAACGGCTCAGGCATTGAGGCAGAATATATCGACAAGGCGTTTATCCGCCATGCCACCAGCAAGATCGCCACGGCGGAGGATCTCGGGCATATCCACACACTGGGCTTCCGCGGCGAGGCACTGGCCTCGATCGCCAGCGTGGCCCGGGTCGAGGTGCTGACCAAGACAGAGGCCGATGAATATGCCTGCTGCTACCGCATTGAGGGCGGCGAGCCGCTGGGCATCGAGCCGGGCGCGCGGCCGGTAGGCACGACCATCACGGTCAACGACCTGTTCTACAACACGCCCGCCCGGATGAAATTCCTCAAGAAGGACGCCAGCGAGGCGACCTTTGTGGCGGATACAGTGCTGCACACGGCGCTGTCCCACCCCGAGATCAGCTTCCGCTTCCTGCGGGATGGCAAGCAGCAGTATGTGACCCCCGGTGACGGGGATCTGCGCAGCGCTGTCTATGCTGTGCTGGGCCGTGAGTTTGCCCGCGACCTGCTGGCTGTGGACGGCGGGAGCGAATTGTACCATGTCACCGGTCTGGTCACGCCGCCGCGTGCCTGCCGCGCCAGCCGCGGGGCACAGCATTTCTTTGTGAATGGCCGCTATGTCAAGAACCGCACGATCATGGCCGCGCTGGAAAATGCCTACAAGGGCACAATGATGCAGGGTAAGTTCCCCGGTGCCGTCCTCATGCTGGAAATGCCGCCCGACATGGTGGATGTCAATGTTCACCCGGCCAAGACGGAGATCCGCTTTGCACGGGAGAGCGATGTCTTTGACGCAGTATACCGCGCCGTGCGCGCCGCGCTTGCGACCCCCGGCAGCGGGGAGTGCCGCTTTGCGATGGGCCACACGGCCCCCGAGCCTGAGGGGAAAAAGCCTGCGGAGGCTCCGCAGCCGTTGGCACGGCCAACCGCTGCCCCGCAGAAGAAAGGCGGCTTCACCACGCTTTCTGCGGCAGAGTATCGCGCAATGGCCGGTCTGACGGCCCCCGTGCCCGTCAGACCTCTGCCGGATGTTCTGGAGGCACAGTCTCCGCGACCGGCCTATGAGGCCGGCCCTGTGCCGAAGCCGCTGGCACCTGCCGCGCCGGTGACGCCTGTGACCGCCGATACATCCATCCCCGTGCCGCAGCCGATGCCCTACACCGCCTTGACTGATGACACGGTGCTGGATGTGCTGCCCGACATGCCGGACGAAACGCCTGCCGAAGCAGCAGCCATTCCAACGGTGGCCCCGGCACAGCCGTCCGAGCCTGACGATGCAGAAAACGCAGAAAACGAACCCCGCGCCCTGAGTGCCCTGCCGGATGCCGCTGTCCCTGAGCAGACAACACTGGTGCCGCCGCCCCAAAGCGAGCCGCTGCGTCTTGTCGGCGAGGTGTTCAAGACCTACATCATTACGGAACGCGGCGGCGAGCTTTGCCTGATCGACAAGCACGCCGCGCACGAGCGTATTTTGTTTGAGCAGCTTGCCAGGGACTACGGCAATGTGCCGTCCCAGATGTTGCTTGTGCCGGTGCAGGTCAACCTGACCGCTGCAGAAAAGCAGGCTGTGCTGCAGAATCTCGATCTGCTGACCGATGCGGGCATTGAGGCCGAGGACTTTGGCGGCTCGACCGTGGTTGTCCGTGCCGTGCCCGCCGATGTGGCGGTGGACGATGTCGAGGATATGCTTGTGGAGTTGGCCGCAAAGCTGGCGGACGGCGGCCGCGATGCCCTGCGGGAAAAGACCGAGTGGGTGCTGCATTCCATCGCCTGCCGTGCCGCCATCAAGGCGGGGGATCGCACCAACGCTGCCGAGATGCTGGCGCTGGCCCAGCACATCATGGACGGAACGGTCCCGCCGTTCTGCCCCCATGGGCGGCCCTGTGTGCTGAAAATCACCCGGAAGGAGCTGGAAAAGCAGTTTGGCCGACTTGTCTGA
- a CDS encoding cell division protein SepF: protein MSMFDSLKSKLGIDSEAESYVDDTEDEIFPGGQGGAAAQGYTQQEVKQHSNKVVNINATTQLQVVLVKPERFEDASAIADQLNAKHTVVLNLESTGKEISRRLIDFLSGVAYANNGQIKRVATSTFIITPYNVDIMGDLIGELENNGVFF from the coding sequence ATGTCCATGTTTGACAGTTTGAAAAGTAAACTCGGTATCGATTCCGAAGCAGAATCCTATGTGGACGATACCGAAGACGAAATCTTCCCCGGCGGGCAGGGCGGCGCTGCGGCGCAGGGCTACACCCAGCAGGAGGTCAAGCAGCACAGCAATAAGGTCGTGAATATCAATGCAACGACCCAGCTGCAGGTCGTTCTGGTCAAGCCGGAACGCTTTGAGGATGCCTCCGCCATTGCAGATCAGCTCAACGCCAAGCATACGGTGGTGCTGAACCTCGAGTCCACCGGCAAGGAAATCTCCCGCCGCCTGATCGACTTTTTGTCCGGCGTGGCCTACGCCAACAACGGCCAGATCAAGCGTGTGGCGACCAGCACCTTCATCATCACGCCGTACAATGTCGATATTATGGGTGACCTGATCGGCGAGTTGGAGAATAACGGTGTATTCTTCTGA
- the lspA gene encoding signal peptidase II → MISGLFSLLGAAVLVVIDQLIKHWATAALLPVGNMDVLPGIVELRYCLNDGMAFSMLAGKQTLLIGMTSVMLVVVAVMLFTRKMSAWERISWTLILGGGVGNLIDRVLNGVVVDYINVLFMHFAIFNFADICVCVGVGLLMLVVLLDSFKKEETAKQKADDDGAA, encoded by the coding sequence ATGATTTCTGGTTTGTTTTCTCTGCTGGGGGCGGCCGTTCTGGTCGTGATCGACCAGCTTATCAAGCACTGGGCCACGGCGGCGCTGCTGCCGGTGGGCAATATGGATGTGCTGCCCGGCATTGTCGAGCTGCGCTACTGCCTGAATGACGGTATGGCATTCTCGATGCTGGCCGGTAAGCAGACGCTGCTCATCGGCATGACCTCGGTCATGCTGGTGGTGGTGGCCGTCATGCTGTTTACCCGCAAAATGTCTGCGTGGGAGCGCATCTCTTGGACGCTGATTCTCGGCGGCGGTGTTGGCAACCTCATCGACCGGGTACTCAACGGCGTGGTGGTGGACTACATCAATGTGCTGTTCATGCACTTTGCTATCTTCAATTTTGCGGATATCTGCGTCTGTGTGGGTGTCGGCCTGCTGATGCTGGTCGTGCTGCTGGACTCCTTCAAGAAAGAGGAGACCGCAAAGCAAAAGGCGGATGACGATGGAGCTGCTTGA